Proteins encoded within one genomic window of Drosophila willistoni isolate 14030-0811.24 chromosome XL unlocalized genomic scaffold, UCI_dwil_1.1 Seg141, whole genome shotgun sequence:
- the LOC6649044 gene encoding inositol hexakisphosphate and diphosphoinositol-pentakisphosphate kinase isoform X9, translated as MEWTWFKDWWRLKKLRSRHQRHKKKLEAAAAATILLENVNSVEQIGAEKDPETSAGRRHGRARDRLRQTRNRNRQLQRQRRSQSAGVEALRGETNQKPNVIDDEDDGEYGPFNVSDYEDYNHASDDDSNDFCFCDECLNGDTDFGDSNDGMDSDTSTSSSNSKQVVVGICAMAKKTQSKPMKEILTRLGEFEFIKLVTFEENVILRESVQNWPTCDCLVSFHSKGFPLEKAIEYAQLRNPFVLNNLHMQYDIQDRRRVYAILEKEGIEIPRYAVLDRDSPDPKHHELIESEDHVEVNGITFNKPFVEKPVSAEDHNIYIYYPTSAGGGSQRLFRKIGSRSSVYSPESRVRKTGSFIYEDFMPTDVYFSGTDVKVYTVGPDYAHAEARKSPALDGKVERDSEGKEIRYPVILNHSEKLISRKVCLAFKQTVCGFDLLRANGKSYVCDVNGFSFVKNSNKYYDDCAKILGNMILRELTPTLHIPWSVPFQLDDPPIVPTTFGKMMELRCVVAVIRHGDRTPKQKMKVEVRHPKFFEIFAKYDGYKLGHVKLKRPKQLQEILDIARFLLTEIHTKSHAEIEEKESKLEQLKNVLEMYGHFSGINRKVQMKYQPKGRPRGSSSDDTNLAADSPAEPSLVLILKWGGELTPAGRIQAEELGRIFRCMYPGGQGRSDYSGTQGLGLLRLHSTFRHDLKIYASDEGRVQMTAAAFAKGLLALEGELTPILVQMVKSANTNGLLDNDCDSSKYQNLAKGRLHELMQNDREFTKEDREMINPCNSKSITQALDFVKNPVDCCHHVHTLIRELLHIISIKKDDPKTKDAILYHGETWDLMRCRWEKIEKDFSTKSKLFDISKIPDIYDCIKYDLQHNQHTLQYDQAEELYIYAKNLADIVIPQEYGLTPQEKLAIGQGICSPLLRKIKGDLQRNIDEIEDEFMNRLNPHYSHGVASPQRHVRTRLYFTSESHVHSLLTVLRYGGLLNVVTDEQWRRAMDYISMVSELNYMSQIVIMLYEDPTKDPTSEERFHVELHFSPGVNCCVQKNLPPGPGFRPHSHGDNACNVSMQSDETNPSRIEEENDCNSGEEHQGRKRGLTGQANRNQPGNSGGAFGFNRLELRSKHYKSKPIPIGAHHTVSGHEAMDLAKRLNEELASQQHQMSQQQQQHSQLRPISPDMRAVSPDCEPRSRSFEQRPTSGHCGKEADSNISVSVSASASASASVSSANSSSTSSSRRQRHSIAGQMSYMKMLGFGGFSKKMATSANSLFSTAVISGSSSAPNLRDMIPVSSSGFGDVPPIRPLETLHNALSLRKLDSFLQDMILAQIFKTPTGSPPRILHDPQGPIMEVSSMTLNAQSVSESTTTPAGTTTPTTTEAAAAASILLRDTPNATTTFSRGGSEASSVVGEPAGPSGGRQSDGTEGLDTASSTTMRRTLAAKKQQLD; from the exons ATGGAGTGGACGTGGTTCAAAGACTGGTGGCGCTTAAAGAAGTTACGTTCGCGTCATCAGCGTCATAAAAAGAAGTTAGAAGCGGCAGCTGCTGCCACCATTCTATTAGAAAATGTCAACAGTGTCGAACAAATTGGTGCAGAAAAAGATCCAGAAACGAGTGCTGGCCGTAGGCATGGCAGAGCCCGGGATCGTTTGCGTCAAACTCGTAATCGGAATCGTCAACTGCAGCGTCAGCGGCGCAGTCAAAGTGCAGGTGTGGAAGCCCTAAGGGGGGAAACTAACCAAAAACCTAACGTaattgatgatgaagatgacgGTGAATATGGGCCCTTCAATGTCAGCGACTATGAGGATTACAATCATGCCAGTGATGATGATAGTAATGATTTTTGTTTCTGTGATGAATGCCTGAAT GGCGACACGGACTTTGGTGACAGCAATGACGGCATGGACTCGGATACGAGCACCTCATCTAGCAATAGCAAACAGGTGGTGGTTGGCATCTGTGCCATGGCCAAGAAAACGCAATCGAAACCAATGAAGGAGATTCTAACACGTTTGGGTGAATTCGAGTTCATTAAATTGGTAACATTCGAGGAGAATGTAATATTGCGTGAATCGGTACAAAATTGGCCAACCTGTGATTGCCTTGTCTCATTTCACTCGAAGGGCTTTCCCCTCGAGAAGGCGATTGAATATGCTCAGCTAAGGAATCCATTTGTGTTAAACAATTTgcatatgcaatatgatataCAGGATAGACGTCGTGTCTATGCCATATTGGAGAAGGAGGGCATTGAGATACCAAGATATGCTGTATTAGATCGTGATTCTCCCGATCCAAAAC aTCATGAACTAATCGAATCCGAGGATCATGTGGAAGTTAATGGTATTACGTTTAATAAACCATTTGTGGAGAAACCAGTATCGGCCGAGGatcataatatatatatctattatCCAACATCGGCGGGCGGTGGTAGTCAGCGGCTATTTCGTAAAATTGGCAGTAGAAGCAGTGTTTATTCGCCAGAGTCGCGGGTACGCAAAACGGGCTCCTTCATTTACGAGGACTTTATGCCCACAGATG TATATTTTTCAGGCACCGATGTCAAGGTCTATACGGTGGGGCCCGACTATGCCCATGCTGAGGCTCGCAAGAGTCCCGCTTTGGATGGCAAAGTGGAGCGCGATAGCGAGGGCAAAGAGATACGCTATCCGGTCATACTCAATCATTCGGAGAAGCTCATATCGCGCAAGGTGTGTCTGGCCTTTAAGCAAACCGTTTGCGGTTTCGATCTCTTGAGGGCCAATGGCAAGAGTTATGTGTGCGATGTGAATGGTTTTAGTTTTGTGAAGAACTCGAACAAATACTACGATGATTGCGCCAAAATATTGGGCAATATGATATTGCGCGAATTGACACCCACATTGCATATACCATGGTCGGTGCCCTTCCAGCTAGATGATCCACCCATAGTGCCCACAACATTTGGCAAAATGATGGAATTACGTTGCGTGGTCGCTGTCATACGTCACGGTGATCGTACACCAAAGCAAAAGATGAAGGTGGAGGTTAGGCATCCCAA ATTCTTTGAGATATTTGCCAAATACGATGGCTATAAACTGGGTCACGTCAAACTGAAGCGACCCAAACAATTGCAAGAGATTTTGGATATTGCCCGATTCTTGTTAACCGAAATTCATACCAAATCCCATGCTGAAATTGAGGAGAAGGAAAGCAAATTGGAGCAGCTAAAAAATGTACTCGAAATGTATGGCCATTTTTCGGGTATTAATCGTAAAGTGCAAATGAAATATCAACCAAAAGGACGACCACGTGGCTCCAGTTCAGATGAta CTAATCTTGCAGCGGATTCACCGGCAGAGCCGTCCCTGGTGCTTATATTAAAATGGGGCGGTGAACTGACACCTGCGGGTCGCATACAAGCCGAAGAGTTGGGCCGTATATTCCGTTGCATGTATCCGGGTGGACAAGGACGTTCAGATTACTCAGGTACCCAGGGATTGGGTCTACTACG ATTACATTCAACCTTCCGTCATGATCTAAAGATCTATGCCTCGGATGAGGGTCGTGTCCAAATGACAGCTGCTGCTTTTGCCAAGGGTCTTTTGGCCTTAGAGGGAGAGTTGACGCCCATTTTGGTGCAGATGGTTAAGAGTGCCAATACGAATGGTTTGCTGGATAACGATTGTGATTCCAGCAAGTATCAGAATCT CGCCAAAGGCCGACTTCATGAACTAATGCAAAACGATCGCGAGTTTACCAAGGAGGATCGCGAAATGATTAATCCCTGCAATAGTAAATCAATTACTCAGGCTCTTGATTTTGTTAAGAATCCCGTCGATTGTTGTCATCATGTGCATACGCTAATACGGGAACTGCTACACATTATTAGCATTAAAAAAGACGATCCAAAGACAAAAGATGCCATACTCTATCATGGCGAGACCTGGGATCTGATGCGTTGTCGTTGGGAGAAAATCGAAAAGGATTTCAGTACCAAGTCCAAGTTATTTGATATATCAAAAATTCCTGATATCTATGACTGCATTAAATATGATTTGCAGCATAATCAACATACATTGCAATATGATCAGGCCGAAGAATTGTATATATACGCCAAGAATTTGGCTGATATTGTTATACCGCAAGAGTATGGCTTGACGCCGCAGGAGAAACTGGCCATTGGCCAGGGCATCTGTTCGCCACTGTTGCGCAAAATTAAGGGTGATCTGCAGCGTAATATCGATGAGATCGAAGATGAGTTTATGAATCGCTTGAATCCTCATTATAGCCACGGAGTGGCTAGTCCTCAGCGTCATGTGCGTACACGTTTGTATTTCACCAGCGAATCGCATGTCCATTCTCTGTTAACTGTCCTACGATATGGCGGCCTGCTCAATGTGGTGACCGATGAGCAATGGCGTCGGGCCATGGACTATATCTCAATGGTGTCCGAGTTAAATTATATGTCACAGATTGTAATTATGCTGTACGAGGATCCCACCAAGGATCCCACATCCGAGGAACGTTTCCATGTCGAACTGCACTTTAGTCCAGGCGTCAATTGTTGTGTGCAAAAGAATCTGCCACCGGGTCCCGGTTTTCGACCGCATTCGCATGGTGATAATGCGTGCAATGTTAGTATGCAATCGGATGAAACGAATCCTTCACGCATTGAGGAGGAAAATGATTGCAATTCAGGTGAAGAGCATCAGGGCAGAAAGCGGGGG CTTACTGGCCAGGCCAATCGTAACCAGCCTGGGAATAGCGGTGGTGCATTTGGGTTCAATCGTCTGGAATTACGTTCCAAGCACTACAAATCGAAACCCATTCCCATTGGTGCCCATCACACAGTTAGCGGACACGAGGCTATGGATCTGGCTAAACGCTTAAATGAGGAATTGGCTTCCCAGCAGCATCAAATGtcccaacagcagcagcaacactcACAGCTAAGACCGATTAGCCCTGATATGCGTGCCGTTAGTCCGGATTGTGAGCCACGTTCCCGTAGTTTTGAGCAGCGCCCCACATCGGGCCATTGCGGCAAGGAGGCGG ATAGCAACATTTCGGTCTCGGTATCGGCATCGGCCTCGGCCTCCGCATCGGTATCATCCGCTAATTCTTCGTCCACATCGTCGTCGCGTCGCCAAAGACACAGTATTGCCGGCCAGATGTCCTATATGAAAATGTTGGGTTTCGGTGGTTTTAGCAAAAAGATGGCAACCAGTGCTAATAGCCTTTTCAGTACGGCAGTAATAAGCGGCAGCTCATCAGCGCCAAATCTACGCGATATGATACCGGTATCATCGTCCG GTTTTGGCGATGTGCCACCAATACGACCATTGGAAACCTTACACAATGCATTGTCATTGCGTAAATTGGATAGCTTCCTGCAGGATATGATACTAGCTCAAATATTTAAGACACCAACTGGATCGCCGCCGAGGATTTTACATGATCCCCAGGGTCCCATAATGGAGGTGTCATCAATGACATTGAATGCTCAATCGGTCAGTGAGTCAACGACCACACCAGCGggaacaacaacaccaacaacaacagaagcagcagcagcagcatcaataCTATTAAGGGATACACCCAATGCTACCACCACCTTTAGTCGAGGTGGCAGCGAAGCCAGTTCGGTGGTTGGTGAGCCAGCAGGTCCGTCCGGTGGGCGGCAATCCGATGGGACGGAAGGCTTGGATACAGCCAGCAGCACGACAATGAGACGTACTTTGGCAGCCAAGAAGCAGCAGC tGGATTAA